The Antennarius striatus isolate MH-2024 chromosome 20, ASM4005453v1, whole genome shotgun sequence genome includes a region encoding these proteins:
- the LOC137587613 gene encoding uncharacterized protein isoform X4, translated as MEQEIPACDLRQNTVAVCGFQSSRFQRPLLRFSFLALLLLPPSLSCESKRPLEIRNKYLAIVQTDLENTREEIATLLQNSSCQGLQYNPCNCNSTNIDSMRALHKLTCKMRNLSLFITDGLTTSVLNSIGCPCVERPTKDNKVMKKKTTAAVQRRTEKEKSRRIIKLCKGKVILSAMTECYEMLNSLLLET; from the exons ATGGAGCAGGAGATACCTGCATGCGATCTCCGCCAGAACACTGTGGCTGTGTGCGGCTTTCAAAGCTCACGTTTCCAACGC cctcTTCTTCGCTTCAGTTTCCTTGCGCTTCTGCTTTTACCTCCATCTCTGTCCTGTGAAAGCAAAAGACCTCTggaaattagaaataaatactTGGCAATTGTGCAAACTGATCTTGAAAACACA AGAGAAGAAATTGCCACCCTGCTGCAGAACTCATCCTGCCAAGGGTTGCAATACAATCCATGTAACTGCAATTCTACCAACATC GATTCCATGAGAGCTTTGCATAAACTAACCTGCAAAATGAGGAATTTGAGTCTATTCATCACAGATGGACTGACCACTTCTGTCCTAAACTCAATAGGTTGCCCTTGTGTTGAGCGACCA ACTAAAGACAACaaagtgatgaagaagaagacaacaGCAGCAGTACAGAGGAGgactgagaaagaaaaaagcaggAGGATAATAAAGCTTTGCAAGGGAAAAGTCATCCTATCAGCCATGACTGAATGCTATGAGATGCTGAATAGTCTACTTTTGGAAACCTGA
- the LOC137587613 gene encoding uncharacterized protein isoform X3 translates to MEQEIPACDLRQNTVAVCGFQSSRFQRPLLRFSFLALLLLPPSLSCESKRPLEIRNKYLAIVQTDLENTKREEIATLLQNSSCQGLQYNPCNCNSTNIDSMRALHKLTCKMRNLSLFITDGLTTSVLNSIGCPCVERPTKDNKVMKKKTTAAVQRRTEKEKSRRIIKLCKGKVILSAMTECYEMLNSLLLET, encoded by the exons ATGGAGCAGGAGATACCTGCATGCGATCTCCGCCAGAACACTGTGGCTGTGTGCGGCTTTCAAAGCTCACGTTTCCAACGC cctcTTCTTCGCTTCAGTTTCCTTGCGCTTCTGCTTTTACCTCCATCTCTGTCCTGTGAAAGCAAAAGACCTCTggaaattagaaataaatactTGGCAATTGTGCAAACTGATCTTGAAAACACA AAGAGAGAAGAAATTGCCACCCTGCTGCAGAACTCATCCTGCCAAGGGTTGCAATACAATCCATGTAACTGCAATTCTACCAACATC GATTCCATGAGAGCTTTGCATAAACTAACCTGCAAAATGAGGAATTTGAGTCTATTCATCACAGATGGACTGACCACTTCTGTCCTAAACTCAATAGGTTGCCCTTGTGTTGAGCGACCA ACTAAAGACAACaaagtgatgaagaagaagacaacaGCAGCAGTACAGAGGAGgactgagaaagaaaaaagcaggAGGATAATAAAGCTTTGCAAGGGAAAAGTCATCCTATCAGCCATGACTGAATGCTATGAGATGCTGAATAGTCTACTTTTGGAAACCTGA
- the LOC137587613 gene encoding uncharacterized protein isoform X1, whose amino-acid sequence MENAGCALRGRKLWPEAVAHRVKLTLNLRHCRLGQPLLRFSFLALLLLPPSLSCESKRPLEIRNKYLAIVQTDLENTKREEIATLLQNSSCQGLQYNPCNCNSTNIDSMRALHKLTCKMRNLSLFITDGLTTSVLNSIGCPCVERPTKDNKVMKKKTTAAVQRRTEKEKSRRIIKLCKGKVILSAMTECYEMLNSLLLET is encoded by the exons ATGGAGAACGCAGGCTGCGCGCTGCGTGGACGCAAATTGTGGCCTGAAGCGGTGGCGCACCGTGtaaaactgacattaaacctACGACATTGTCGTCTTGGTCAG cctcTTCTTCGCTTCAGTTTCCTTGCGCTTCTGCTTTTACCTCCATCTCTGTCCTGTGAAAGCAAAAGACCTCTggaaattagaaataaatactTGGCAATTGTGCAAACTGATCTTGAAAACACA AAGAGAGAAGAAATTGCCACCCTGCTGCAGAACTCATCCTGCCAAGGGTTGCAATACAATCCATGTAACTGCAATTCTACCAACATC GATTCCATGAGAGCTTTGCATAAACTAACCTGCAAAATGAGGAATTTGAGTCTATTCATCACAGATGGACTGACCACTTCTGTCCTAAACTCAATAGGTTGCCCTTGTGTTGAGCGACCA ACTAAAGACAACaaagtgatgaagaagaagacaacaGCAGCAGTACAGAGGAGgactgagaaagaaaaaagcaggAGGATAATAAAGCTTTGCAAGGGAAAAGTCATCCTATCAGCCATGACTGAATGCTATGAGATGCTGAATAGTCTACTTTTGGAAACCTGA
- the LOC137587613 gene encoding uncharacterized protein isoform X2 — protein MENAGCALRGRKLWPEAVAHRVKLTLNLRHCRLGQPLLRFSFLALLLLPPSLSCESKRPLEIRNKYLAIVQTDLENTREEIATLLQNSSCQGLQYNPCNCNSTNIDSMRALHKLTCKMRNLSLFITDGLTTSVLNSIGCPCVERPTKDNKVMKKKTTAAVQRRTEKEKSRRIIKLCKGKVILSAMTECYEMLNSLLLET, from the exons ATGGAGAACGCAGGCTGCGCGCTGCGTGGACGCAAATTGTGGCCTGAAGCGGTGGCGCACCGTGtaaaactgacattaaacctACGACATTGTCGTCTTGGTCAG cctcTTCTTCGCTTCAGTTTCCTTGCGCTTCTGCTTTTACCTCCATCTCTGTCCTGTGAAAGCAAAAGACCTCTggaaattagaaataaatactTGGCAATTGTGCAAACTGATCTTGAAAACACA AGAGAAGAAATTGCCACCCTGCTGCAGAACTCATCCTGCCAAGGGTTGCAATACAATCCATGTAACTGCAATTCTACCAACATC GATTCCATGAGAGCTTTGCATAAACTAACCTGCAAAATGAGGAATTTGAGTCTATTCATCACAGATGGACTGACCACTTCTGTCCTAAACTCAATAGGTTGCCCTTGTGTTGAGCGACCA ACTAAAGACAACaaagtgatgaagaagaagacaacaGCAGCAGTACAGAGGAGgactgagaaagaaaaaagcaggAGGATAATAAAGCTTTGCAAGGGAAAAGTCATCCTATCAGCCATGACTGAATGCTATGAGATGCTGAATAGTCTACTTTTGGAAACCTGA